ataaaaacctaccATCCCATACAAACGCACTCATCTTCCGTAAAACAGCTCAACAGAAGCCGCTGCGTCCAGCAGCAGGAGGCGAGGACGGCCCCGTGGGTGGGCGGGTCACAAGGGCTGCAGGTCGTCGTCCCCGCAGCCACACTCGTACAGGTCCACGGCGCCCAGGCCAGATGGCGTCTCGAAGAAGGGCCTCTGGGCCAGCGGGGACCGCAGCACGCTCAGCTTCTGGTCCACGGGGCTGAGCTCGGCCTCGTACCTGCAGGGAGAGCCAGGTGAGGACATGCGGTACCCACCTGCCCCACCACGGCCACGACACGCTGCCAGGGGCCCCCACCCGACGCACagctcgggtgctgcagactcgGCCGCAGACACACTGCTGAGCTCTACCAGTGGGAGAGCCGGCACCTGCTGGGCACAAGGCCCTCCAGGAAACGGGAGGAGGCCCCTCGCCCCCACTCTGCAGGAGGCCAGCATGACCCGATACCACGACGGGGCAGTCACAGGAAACTGCAAGCAGCCTTTGCAGGGAGAATCCGAGAACGCACAGGAAGGAAAACAGACCACGGCCAGGTTTCTCATGGGGACGCAGGGCTGCTCCAACCATCAAAAAGCACTGAGTATCATCCCCTGTGCCACTGGGTGACAGGTCAGTGCCACGGACAACAGGTCAGCGCTGTCCCGTGCCCCTGGACAACAGGTCAGTCCCATGGACAGAGAAGTGCTGTCCTCTGCACCCACAGGCCAGGCCACCCCTGCACCCACCCAGCACCCACTCACGGCCGAGCTGGATGCTCCAGGCAGCAcatggggaaggaggaagaggttgtgggcaggaggaagggggcagagctGCCCCACACAACAGACTCGCTGTCTGTGAACAGAAAATCCTAGAAGCTACGGAAAGGCCTAGAGACTTACTGCATTTAATAAAGCtgcaaaataaaagatgaataaacCTCCAACAAGCAGCTGGAATCCAAACTTTAACAGTAACTTTTCAACACCAGAAAGTATGAAGTCCTTCAGCACAAACCTCATGAAATGCACACAAGAGCCGTACCCTGAAAACCACAGAGCGCTGATGGGTGAGTCGGGCGAGACCTGAACAAGTGGAGGGGCGCATGGTGATGGGTCAGGACACTCTACGTGACTGAGACGCCCCCCTGTCCCCACCAAGCTCACTCCTTCTCAGAGTGCAGCACAGCGCTTGTACAGACAAACAAGCTTAGCCTTCAACATCCACGTGAAAACAAAGGACCCAGAACACCAACAGTGCATTGAAGACTGCTGGCAGGTCTCACCGTGCAGCAGCCACGTCACCACAGAGCTGTGGAAACCATGGCCGGGCGGCCAGCGAGGACAGTGGCACAGATGGTCAGCGACCACGGTGCTGATGCTCAGCATCTGGAGACCCAGCCGAGTCTACTACTCACATGGGAGGAAAGCAGCCAGGGTGACCCGAACAGGTCTGAGCAGGACCAGAGCCAGAGGCTGACCCTGGAGCCACGGGGTCAAGACTGTGTGGTGCTGGGGGTTGGACAGAGGTTCCTGTCAGCAGGACGGAGTAAGCTCACACAGAGGCCTCATGTGCATGGTCAGCTGATTCTCAGTACAGATGAAGCCAGAGTCTGTGCAGGGAATGGACACCCACGTGCATGAGACACCTGGGACAGACCTCACACCCCACAGGAAGGGTCTCTCAAAGCAGGTCACAGACCCAAGTGTCAGGGGGACAATGCTAAACCTTCCAGAGCAGAGACTGGCTCCccccagggtgggtgggggctcTCGGGCCCCGGGCCtgtgacccccaccccaccgGCTTCCCGCCGCCAAGGGCCGTCCACATCCCGGTCCACATCTCCCCCGGCGACGCCCCATCCGTCCTCCTGTCCGTCTGTGAGCCACGTATCTGTGGATTAGGCGGTGGTCTCTCACATGACACCAAAGCACAGCCCAAAAGGCAAGCTGATAAATGGCTGTCCATCAAAATGAAGATGTCTCCCCGGCCATCAAGACACgagggaaagagaatgaaaaaatgcaGTATAAATGGGGAGAGAACATtcacccccaaccccatccaATAAAGGACTTGTGTACAGAGGACACAAAGACAGCTGAGACTCAGATCGAAAGAACAGATCGTCCGTGGTGCAGAGGGGGCAGGAGACATGACACATCACGGAAATGGGCCAACGGGGGCACAAAGGTTAAAGCCACATGAGATACTGTGACAGGCTTCAGACTGGCTAAAATTTAAGACACAAAACCCCCTAACCATGCCCACAGTCGGGAGGTCATGGAGCCACAGGAACCCAAGACCGCCAATGGTGGGGATGCCACGTGGTGCAGCCATGGGGATCGGGGCTAGGTGGCTCCTCCTGAAGGTGACAGTGTCTACCACGTGACCCAGAGCCTCCCTCCAGGTGCTGATCCAGGAGAAACATGCACTTTCATCCCCACAGAACCACAGCTGCTCACGTGTGCCTGAAACTGGACGCAGTGGAGACCACCAGCGCCCATCGCTGGGGAGGATGTGGCCAGTTCTCCGAGCCACGGACACCATTCAGTGTTAGTGGGATGCCCTCCACAGGCATGACCAGATGCACACGGGCTGACCTGACCCACCCAGTGACGTGCATGGGCCTCAGATGCCCATGCTGAGAGCAAGAAGCCAGCATGAAGGGCCGTGAGATTCCACATCTGTGACTTCCTAGGAGAGGCTCAACTGCTGGACCAGGAACAGAAACTCCTGGACCAGGAAAAGAAAACCCCAGACCTGGAACAGACAATCCAGACCAGGAACAGAAACTCCTGGACCAGGAACAGAATCTCCTGGACCAGGAACAGAAACTCCAGACCAGGAACAGAATCTCCTGGACCAGGAACAGAAACTCCAGACCAGGAACAGAACCTCCTGAACCAGGAACAGAAACTCTGAGACCAGGAACAGAAACTTCCAGACCTGGAACAGAAACTCCAGACCAAGAAGAAACTCCTGGACCAGGAACAGAATATCTTAGATCAGGAACAGAAACTCTGGACCAGAAACAGAAACCCTGAACCTAGAAACTATAGACCTGGAACACAATCTCCTAGACCAGGAACAGAAACTCCAGACCAAGAAGAAACTCCTGAACCAGGAACAGAAACTCCTGGACCAGGAAAAGAAAACCCCAGACCTGGAACAGACACTCCAGACCAGGAACAGAACCTCCTGGACCAGGAACAGAATATCTTAGACCAGGAACAGAAACTCTGGACCAGAAACAGAAACCTTGAACCTAGAAAGTCCAGACCTGGAATAGAAACTCTTGGACCTGGTACAGAATCTCTGGAGCAGGAACAGAAACTAACAAGCCACATATCcaagggctgggagtggggaggagtcTGGGGTGAGGCAGTACTCTTCCTCCTGTCACTTTGAAACCCCTCTGGGTTGAAGTCGGAGGGCCCCTGAACAGGCAGCAATGCTGCTGCCACACTAAGACCCCTGTGTGGaggccccctccccagaggcaggGGGGTGAATCTCAGACTGGGTTCCACTCCCGACCATACCTGCCTGTGCGGCGCACACCCTAGACCAGGCACCAAGTGGCCATGTCCTGGGAAGAGGCGACCTGGGGAGGCTCCTGGCCGCCCCCTGATGTCTGCGACTTCTGCCCAGGAGGCACTGTGCCCCTCAATCTGCCTGCCAGCCCCATCCTCAGAGAACAGGTGGAGCTCTTGGGAGACACCATCCAGGGACCCTGCCAGGACCCTTCGAGGAGTCGGGTGGTGGAGGGACTGACTCGGAATGAACACCTCTGGGGGTCCAGATGGAATGAGGTTTGGGCAGCCAGCAGGGCAGtcgtgagtgggggtggggtgagtgcCCGGGGACAAGGAAGGCTCTGAGTCCTCGGGCCTCTGCAGGTCCCCACTCTCCGTGGGTCGGGGGCAGCAACACCTCGGGGACTGTTCCCGGAGAGTGGCAGACGAGGGAGCGGCAGGGTGGAGGGGCGCAGGTGTCTCCCGTCCAAGCCTCAGGGCCCTGGGCCTGCAGGCTCTTGAACCCATGACACTTGGGGAGGTGTCTCTGTCCCGCCTGCCGACCACCCCCGCGTCCCTGtcgccctcctccctccagcctcctccctgtcCCCGAGCTTACCCGTCCTCCCACGGCTCCCCTACAGCCTCCTCAGCCACCAGGATGTCGTACTCCTCCGTGGCGTACCGCTCCCAGTCGGACAGCTCGGGGCCCTCACTCTCGCTCTCCTGCGGGAAGCGCTACGTCAGGCAGGGCGGCGCCGCGCCTACTCCCGTCTTCCCGGGCCCCTGTCCTCCCGGgttcccgctccccggctcccgCGCGCTCGCTCCCGCGCGCTCACCCTGAGCAGGGAGACCTGCTCTTTCTGCTCGTGGTCCAGGTACTTCTCCACGTTGAAGAAGGTGTCGAAGAACACGTGGGCGAGCCTGCAGGCCTTCAGGTCGTGGAGCGTGATCCTCCCTGCGGACGGCCGGCGGGACGTGAGGAccagctgcccccgccccccccccccccccccccccccccgttttcaGAAGCCGCGTCCGCTGTGCATAGCGACCCGCCTTTAGAACCCCGAACCGCAAGCGCTCTGATGCAAACAGGGAACGCAGGGTTGTTCCCAGCGCGGACTGAAGCCCGGGGCGGGAGTGGGACTTGGAGCCTGGCGCAGGGGGGACCTGTGtgccccggggggggggggtgtagtgGTGGGTTGGGTGGGCGTAGGGGCCAAGAGACTCCGCTGCGGGGGTCGCACCCTCGGCCTCAGCGCCAGGACCCGAGCTGTCGCAGAGCAGAGGAAACCCCAGTCAGACAGCAGGCCCAGGCCACTGTGCCCAGGCCGACCCCTTACAGCACCTGAGCCCAGGGCCTCCAGACAGGACATAACACTGATTGAGCATCTGTGTTTACACCGAGCCTCCTCTCACACTGGAAGGCGTCCTGGACCCCACTTGGAAGCACCTTCTCGGGTGAGAGGCGTCAGGATGTGCTTGGTGGGTCTCCTGCTCCCAGGTAACCACACACCCCCAAGAGGCAGCACAGGGCCTGGATGGGGGGAACCGGGGTAGCTGACCCTCAGCACTGCCCCACACTGGTGGTCCCGAACGTGGTCTCCCCGCTGGGGAACGGAGAAGCACAGGCAGAGGCACGGGGCTGTGGGGCCCGGGCCTCCGCCCTCTTGAGCCCAGAAGCGTGTGCTCACCCACAGGATGGGACCCGTCACACGTGATGGCTGAGGGGCAGGAGGCCTGGGACACACATGCTGTGTCCACCCCAGGAACCCGCCATATGACGGTGCGGATGCCACACGAGATGACACGCGCCCTGCCCTGCAGCAGCTTGAGGTGGGGATTGCTATTCCCCAAGGGGGCATCCCCCTCACACCCCTATACAGGGCTGTCCTGTCTCACCGAGTGTCCCCTGACAGGGTGTCCCCCCGTCTCAGGGCTGGGCAACCCCGTCTCAGGACGTCACCTTCGTTCTGGGGCTTCACCAGGTCCAGCATCTGGCAGAGACAGTCCTCGAAGGGCAGGGCCTCAATGGCCATGCTGTCCAGCCGCCGGCACTGCTCCTCATAGAAGTACTCCAGCTCGTACATGGACAGTGCCCCGTCCCCGTCCAGGTCCATGCAGCGGAACCAGTACTCGATGCTGTGGTCACAGTGGGCTGTGCTCAGCACGACGCTGGACAGACCTCCTGGGAACGACCTCCACCCAGTGTGAACCCCCCTACCCAGAGACAGACCCCCTGGGAACCACCTCCACTCAGTGTGAACCCCCCCAGGGACAGACCTCCCCCCGGGAACCACTTCCACCCAGTGACAGACCCAGAGACAGACCCCCTGGGAACCACCTCCACCCAGTGTGAACCCCCCCCCAGGGACAGGCCTCCCCCCGGGGAACCACCTCCACCCAGTGTGAACCCCTCTACCCAGAGACAGACCCCCTGGGAACCCCCTCCACTCAGTGTGAACCACCCCCTCCAGGGACAGGCCCCCCGACAGAGAACCTAGGGTGAATGCCCCTGGACAGACCCTACCTGGACGACCCTGCCCATTCTGGACCGTGCCCGAGTCCCACCCGGGACTGACCTAGCCTGGATGGACCCTGGGCGGCACCCTTTCTCAAGGATAACCACCTGCCCAGGGCTTATAAGTCTTCTCCCAAGGGGAGCCCAGGACACCTGCCAGACACACACCTGGTCGGGGTTTTCTTGTCTTCTTCGGAGATCAGAAACCAGACAAAGTCAGCGTagcttatttttccttccttctgcactTTTTTACCTCTGGATTCAAGGCCGGAATTGAGAGACAAAGACCAGGTCAGGGAGAAGCAGCCTGAGGTGCAGGGTCCCTGCCCACATCCCACTGGGTGGCTCCTATTGGGGAGGAGGCCCAAGAGAGACCCTGTGACCACAGACGACGGTCCCCAGGACCCCAGGTGGGCAGGAGCAGCTGCCGTGGTCACAGAGTACTGTGGTCTCAACACCCAACGCCTGCCATGGCACCCGTGTCCCCCTTACTGATGACCTCGTGGGACCAGGCACCCGTGTCCCCCTTACTGACGACCTCGTGGGACCAGGCACTTGTTGTCACAACATAAGAACCTCGGGTCAGCAGTACATGAGACAGAACCGGGTGGCTGCACGGAAAATCGGCCGAAACCCTGACTGGATGGGCCGGGTGCAGTGAGTGTGGACATACCTCGTCACGGCTCCTGAGAAGATTCTCTCGATCATCTTGGTGGAAATGGCTGCAAAGGAGAAGGGGCCGTGAGCCACCACGCATGGCCCTGGCCTGACGTAGCAGCCTCTGGGCGGGCTCGGGTCCTCTCGCCGGGGCCCAGGCCTGGTCGGGGCAGGATCTTGGGACCTGAGTCTCCTGCACACACCCGCCCAGGCCTGCCCAGCGCCTGCCAATCCGGGACCTGAGTCCAAACTAAAGCCACAAGCGAGAAGAGCTGGCCTGGAGGCTCCAAGATGGAAACAGGGTGTGAAGACAGAACATGCCAGTATCCACGCGGTCACTCTGCTCCCAAACCCTCAGCTTGACTGTAGTCTGAACACAAATGCATGTCAAGGCACACTCGACTCGGAAGTAAAAGGGAAAAGCACTGAATGAGGTCGCTGGGGCTGCTGACACGAAGCACCACACACCAGGTGCCTTAAACAGCAGTGGTTTACGGCctccagtcctggaggctggagtctgaggtccagatgtcagcagggctggttcctgggGGATACGCCTTAAGCGTGCGAATTCTGGGGACACAATTAAGACCATCATAGACCCAGAACCTGCAAATGGGACCCATCTGGAAATAgcatctttgcagatgtgatgaagtgaaggacctgagaggaggtcctccaggaggtggccctgcatccaaggacagtgtcctcagaagaggagacacagacacagaggagaagccacgtggagacggaggcagagacaggagggaggcggccaccagcccagggatggacgcctggaacccccagaagctggaagaggcaggagggaccctccctggagcctccaggggGAGCGCAGCCCtgggacaccttgacctcagacatCTGGTCTCCAGGACTCAGGGAAGGTGGGTGTAGGTCCCTGTTGCTGAGGGGGATGAAGATGGCTGTTTAAGCCCCAGGTTCTGCTCATCTGCTACAATTGTCCCAGGAAACTGCAACCACCCCCTGCCCGGGATGACGGTCCTTCGTAAATACACAAATGCTCCCTGGGAGGATACTTTCCTGGTGTTACggtcccccccgcccccacgACAGCAGCCCCAGGACTCGGACTCACTCCCACGACCAGCGATCTGAAAACAGGGAACCCACTGGTCCGCAGGGACACAGGACAGATCAGCGCCGACCCCCGCCCATTCCCTCCCATGATGGTAGGAAGACCCCTGCTCCTGCAGGAGCCCGTGATGTTTTGAAAGAGGCTCGTGCAAGGGAGGAGACATGTCATGGCACGCACCCACACCCATAACTGGGAGCCCTGTTCTGGGAGCCACCCACTGTTCTGTCCTGGACAACAGGGCCGCCGTCCCTATTACTAATGTTTCCAGCACACGAGGCCACCAGCTACCAGCCTGCTTGGTGACAAACCCCCAAGGCCGGCCCCACGAGAGCCCCCATACATGAGAACTCGATGGAGTGCACGGGGCTATAGGGACGTGGGCTCTCAGGGAGGGGCCACAGGGACGGGCAAGGCCGGGGTGACCCCTGATGTGGCGCCCTCCTCTAGCCACCACGAGCCTGTGCTCGGAGCCACTCCTGTGGGGCTCAGGGCACAGGTAAGAGTTGAGACCACACATCAAGTTCGGAGCAGCATTGAGAGGGACCCACGTCCACCCAGGTGTCCACACACCAGCATCTGCGGGACCCTTGCAGACAGATGTGGGGGAGCAGACGGGCGGCCCCAGGGAGCTCACATCCAGGACTGTCCCGTCCACGCTGAGCACGAATGAAACAAACGTAGAAAATTCAGACGTGCGCTCGCGGGTGCGGTTACGTGAAATAGTCACACCGAACACAGGTCTGAGGAAACCTTCCAGAAAACTAAGAGCCCACACACGGCACGCTCAAATTTCAGGCCATTCTGTGTGCCTTGAAAATTGGATTTCTTATAatggaggtgacaggtgacgattttttttaacaaaaaaattatttgcgTTGGATTCTTCCCTGCTGCACCTGGACCGTGAAGGGGCTTAAAGTCAACTTTTCAAGCCCTTCTGTGGTGAGAAGGCAGGACAGGTGAGGGGTCAGCCCTACAGGCGGGAAGGGAGCCCTCAGACAAACGAGTCTGCTCAGACAGTCTCGTCACAGTGACTGTGGGGCTGACACAGGGCCCAGCACCTCACCcgccctccccagcctggggccaGGCCACCCTCACAGACACGGGGCCATCCCTCCACGGACGCAGGCCCTGACCCGGGAGCAGGAAGTGGGGTGAGGGTGTGACAGGGAGGGTGgagacactggccacctgcagcAACAGTGCTTGCTCACCTGGGGAACAGGTGTTGTGAGCTCAGAGCTGCACCCACAGACTTGCCCAAACTGGGGCTCACCTAGGAGACCTGGAGGAATCTGACAGGTGGGTGGCGGTCTCCCAACACTCAGGACAGACCAAGGGGCCTCGGGGTGGGAAGAGCCCCGcaagtgggggtggaggtggcaggCGTGGAGGTGGCAGGCGTGGAGGAGCAGCCGGCACTGctgaggcctccctccctccctcccgccacaGGACCTGAGCGGGCCCTCCCCGTGTGCCCTCGTGGGTCCTGACGTGTGTCCCTGCCTCCTGTGTGTCCTGCAGTGAAAGCCACTCCGGGGGGGACAGCATGAGGCGTCAGGCCTCCAGGATCAGGGGCAGCAGCCGTGGCTGGTCTCATGGGAGGGCAGAGCCCACGCCCACCCTGGCCGCGGGTCCCCGCCATCCACAGGCCGCGTCCTCACCGTGGTCGTTGTGCCGGGCCAGGTCCTGCGCATCGATGAGAAGGTCATGGTCCGTGTCCAGCTCCCAGAACTTGCAGTAGATGACGTAGAAGTGCTCGTAAGAGAAATACTCTGTCAGCTGGTTGATGTCCGCCTCCTCTTCCAGGAGCGCCACATTCTGCAGGCACAAACCCGAGAGTTTCCGTGGCAGCCGGGCCTCCTGCAGGTGGGACCCCAGGGTCTCACAGGTGACTGTGGGGGCTCAGAGCTGGTGGAGACCCGCTCAGGGGTTGGGAGCTCAGTACCCAGGGGAGGGGCGCCCCCGGGTCAGGGCCGCCTCACAGCCATGGGGAGCAGCACCGTGAGCAGGTATGCTGACGCAGGCAGGTCAGCACCCCACCTTGTGAACACGCCCATCCACAGAACTGGGTGTGGGCATGGGAGATGCCAGCTCCCAGAGGGCGGGCTGTGCCTCCTGGACAGGTGGAAGGATGGACGCAGGAtgaatggaaggaagggagggatgatggatggatgggtgggtgggtggtgggtgggggagggaggatgatGGCGGATGGGGTTTGGgtgggtggaaggagggaggggtgatgggtgggtgggtggtgggtggggcagggagggagggatcagtgggtgatggtgggggaggggagggagaatgaCAGTGGATGGGGGTTGGGTGGGTGGAAGGAAGTAGGGATGATGGGTGGGTTGGGGATGGAGGGTGATGGTGGATGGGGGTTGGGTGGGTGGAAGGAAGTAGGGATGATgggtgggttggggagggagggtgatGGTGGATGGGGGTTGGGTGGGTGGAAGGAAGTAGGGATGACGGGTGGGTGGGGGGGAGTTGGGTGGTGCAGGGGGAGTGAGGGACGATGCAAGAGGGGAGGGGCGAGGGGACAGGAGGACGTGAGGAACCCACCTCGCCCTGCTGCCCCGCCCACCTGCAGGAAGGTGCTCCTCCGGAGCTCTGCGCATGTGATCCTCCCCGACCAGGACCTGTTGACCGTGTAGAAGATCCTCTGTATGACCTGAGGGAGGAGGTCTGTTAGCGGAGCCCGGGACCCTGGGGGCTGCACATGGCCCCACCGGGGACCTCGCCTGGGACTGTTGGGCCTCACCAGGAATCAGCGGACCCTAGGCTGCAGGACCCTGCgtggccagcagagggcgccTGGCCCACACGCATCAGCCAGTCCCACAGGGTCCTGCCTCTGGCCCGGGGTGGCACTCAGTGGGGAGGAGCTGTCCCTCCGGCCACATTCCACACCCTGGGGGGCGCATATGCAGGAGGTGGACAACCCGAGcgggcaggggatggggagggaggggcaggggacaggaGCTCCTGGAAGGCTGGAGTCCTCCTTACACTGGGCTTGGTTTAAAAAACGGCTTCAAAAGCTTCCGCAAACAACTTACTATGGAATGGACAGCATTAATTTAAGACCAGAGAGTGACCCCCTTCCCCCTGCACAGTAAGACCCAGATGGGGGTGTCCCCAGCGACAaagtcccctcccctgccctcaccccagacagcccctccctgccctgtgctCTGAGGATCCGGCGTGCTCACGGAGCCCTGGGCACACAGCTGGGTTTAGGTCAGCCCTCACTGTTCTCTGAATAAACCCCAATTCCGATCACCATACTTGGTGACGCCCCCCCCAGGGTGACAGTGGACCGTTGACCGGGATGAGGCGGCCTGGCTCTCCCCCCTGTGTCCGCTCTGCTCTGCAGGACAAAT
This Camelus bactrianus isolate YW-2024 breed Bactrian camel chromosome X, ASM4877302v1, whole genome shotgun sequence DNA region includes the following protein-coding sequences:
- the PPP2R3B gene encoding serine/threonine-protein phosphatase 2A regulatory subunit B'' subunit beta isoform X2; the protein is MERAEPGRPDCPDPAVPGQPQPQPQPRERARPGPRRPMRTDMRLRDLSLRQDPDLRQELASLARGCDFVLPSRFKKRLKAFQQVQVQTKEQPPPPAPSQSVPAFYFPRGRPQDSVNVDAVIAKIERTFAQFPHERATLDDMGRVAKACGCPLYWKGPLFCGAGGERTGSVSVHKFVAMWRKVLQNCHDDAAKFVHLLMNPGCNYLVQEDFVPFLQDVVNTHPGLAFLKEASEFHSRYITTVIQRIFYTVNRSWSGRITCAELRRSTFLQNVALLEEEADINQLTEYFSYEHFYVIYCKFWELDTDHDLLIDAQDLARHNDHAISTKMIERIFSGAVTRGKKVQKEGKISYADFVWFLISEEDKKTPTSIEYWFRCMDLDGDGALSMYELEYFYEEQCRRLDSMAIEALPFEDCLCQMLDLVKPQNEGRITLHDLKACRLAHVFFDTFFNVEKYLDHEQKEQVSLLRESESEGPELSDWERYATEEYDILVAEEAVGEPWEDGYEAELSPVDQKLSVLRSPLAQRPFFETPSGLGAVDLYECGCGDDDLQPL
- the PPP2R3B gene encoding serine/threonine-protein phosphatase 2A regulatory subunit B'' subunit beta isoform X1 — protein: MPPGKVLQPVLKMKVDELFLCWLSESSTQAMLQDCLQRIKMPGRPERGGGDAGQPGPPLAAPAPACKPRGFDGLGVPSPAPASTALPLGATSSARSGPPVRGPRRSAGTRVVQTKEQPPPPAPSQSVPAFYFPRGRPQDSVNVDAVIAKIERTFAQFPHERATLDDMGRVAKACGCPLYWKGPLFCGAGGERTGSVSVHKFVAMWRKVLQNCHDDAAKFVHLLMNPGCNYLVQEDFVPFLQDVVNTHPGLAFLKEASEFHSRYITTVIQRIFYTVNRSWSGRITCAELRRSTFLQNVALLEEEADINQLTEYFSYEHFYVIYCKFWELDTDHDLLIDAQDLARHNDHAISTKMIERIFSGAVTRGKKVQKEGKISYADFVWFLISEEDKKTPTSIEYWFRCMDLDGDGALSMYELEYFYEEQCRRLDSMAIEALPFEDCLCQMLDLVKPQNEGRITLHDLKACRLAHVFFDTFFNVEKYLDHEQKEQVSLLRESESEGPELSDWERYATEEYDILVAEEAVGEPWEDGYEAELSPVDQKLSVLRSPLAQRPFFETPSGLGAVDLYECGCGDDDLQPL